In Streptomyces sp. NBC_00306, a single genomic region encodes these proteins:
- a CDS encoding phosphatidate cytidylyltransferase, which produces MNDSSWGAPQRARYVGEWLPPDQGPAPAGPAYDEHDAQQTRPMPIVPDFPDAGRDAEDRNDRDERNDLDRGAAPLSGPLFRDEIPQEPMPTREPAPEPPQRKRAGRDLRAAIGVGVGLGAVIVASLFVVKAVFVGVIAVAVVVGLWELTSRLEERKQIKAPLVPLAVGGAAMVVAGYVRGAEGAWVAMALTALAVLVWRMTEPPEGYLKDVTAGVFAAFYVPFLATFVAMMLTADDGAKRVLMFLVLTVVSDTGAYAVGWRFGKHKLAPRISPGKTREGLLGAVTFAMAAGALCMQFLIDDGTWWQGLLLGFAVAASATLGDLGESMIKRDLGIKDMGTLLPGHGGIMDRLDSLLPTAPVVWLLLVIFVGSG; this is translated from the coding sequence ATGAACGACTCTTCCTGGGGGGCTCCGCAGAGAGCCAGGTACGTCGGAGAATGGCTGCCCCCCGACCAGGGGCCTGCCCCGGCGGGTCCCGCATACGATGAGCATGACGCACAGCAGACTCGGCCCATGCCCATCGTGCCGGACTTTCCCGACGCAGGTAGAGACGCCGAAGACCGTAACGACCGCGACGAGCGCAACGACCTCGACCGGGGGGCCGCTCCACTGAGTGGCCCCCTGTTCCGGGACGAGATTCCGCAGGAGCCCATGCCCACCCGCGAGCCGGCGCCCGAACCGCCGCAGAGGAAGCGGGCCGGGCGTGACCTGAGGGCGGCCATAGGGGTCGGCGTCGGTCTGGGCGCGGTGATCGTGGCGTCGCTCTTCGTCGTGAAGGCCGTGTTCGTCGGCGTGATAGCGGTCGCCGTCGTGGTCGGGCTGTGGGAACTGACGTCCCGGCTCGAGGAGCGCAAGCAGATCAAGGCCCCGCTGGTGCCGCTCGCGGTCGGCGGGGCGGCCATGGTCGTGGCCGGCTATGTGCGCGGAGCCGAGGGTGCCTGGGTCGCCATGGCCCTCACCGCGCTGGCGGTGCTGGTCTGGCGGATGACCGAACCGCCCGAGGGATATCTGAAGGACGTCACCGCGGGTGTGTTCGCCGCGTTCTACGTCCCGTTCCTCGCGACGTTCGTGGCGATGATGCTCACCGCCGACGACGGCGCGAAGCGCGTGCTGATGTTCCTCGTGCTCACGGTGGTCAGCGACACCGGCGCGTACGCCGTGGGCTGGCGCTTCGGGAAGCACAAGCTGGCGCCCCGCATCAGCCCCGGGAAGACCCGCGAAGGGCTGCTGGGCGCGGTCACGTTCGCGATGGCGGCAGGTGCGCTGTGCATGCAGTTCCTCATCGACGACGGCACCTGGTGGCAGGGCCTGCTGCTGGGCTTCGCGGTCGCGGCCAGCGCCACCCTCGGTGACCTGGGCGAGTCGATGATCAAGCGGGACCTCGGCATCAAGGACATGGGCACGCTCCTGCCGGGGCACGGCGGCATCATGGACCGGCTCGACTCCCTGCTGCCGACGGCGCCCGTGGTGTGGCTCCTGCTGGTGATCTTCGTGGGCAGCGGCTGA
- the pyrH gene encoding UMP kinase: MNKGADANQATGDKSDHDDKKAGRFMLKLSGEAFSGGGGLGVDPDVVHAIAREIAAVVRDGAEIAVVIGGGNFFRGAELQVRGMDRARSDYMGMLGTVMNCLALQDFLEKEGIDSRVQTAITMGQVAEPYIPLRAVRHLEKGRVVIFGAGMGMPYFSTDTTAAQRALEIDAEALLMGKNGVDGVYDSDPKTNPDAVKFDALEYGEVITRNLKVADATAVTLCRDNALPILVFELLTEGNIARAVKGEKIGTLVSDQGTRG; the protein is encoded by the coding sequence ATGAACAAGGGCGCGGACGCCAACCAGGCAACCGGCGACAAGAGCGACCACGACGACAAGAAGGCCGGGCGCTTCATGCTGAAGCTGTCCGGTGAGGCGTTCTCCGGCGGTGGGGGTCTCGGCGTCGACCCCGACGTCGTGCACGCCATCGCCCGCGAGATCGCCGCCGTGGTACGTGACGGCGCCGAGATCGCGGTCGTCATCGGCGGCGGAAACTTCTTCCGCGGCGCAGAACTGCAGGTCCGCGGCATGGACCGGGCCCGCTCCGACTACATGGGCATGCTCGGCACGGTCATGAACTGCCTCGCTCTCCAGGACTTCCTGGAGAAGGAGGGCATCGACTCCCGTGTCCAGACCGCCATCACCATGGGCCAGGTCGCGGAGCCGTACATCCCGCTGCGCGCCGTGCGCCACCTGGAGAAGGGGCGCGTCGTGATCTTCGGCGCCGGTATGGGCATGCCGTACTTCTCCACCGACACCACTGCCGCGCAGCGAGCCCTGGAGATCGACGCCGAGGCCCTGCTGATGGGCAAGAACGGTGTCGACGGTGTCTACGACTCCGACCCCAAGACCAACCCGGACGCGGTGAAGTTCGACGCGCTGGAGTACGGCGAGGTGATCACCCGCAACCTCAAGGTCGCGGACGCCACCGCGGTCACCCTCTGCCGCGACAACGCCCTTCCGATCCTCGTCTTCGAACTCCTCACCGAAGGCAATATCGCGCGGGCCGTCAAGGGTGAGAAGATCGGGACTCTCGTGAGCGACCAGGGCACCCGGGGCTGA
- the rpsB gene encoding 30S ribosomal protein S2 → MAVVTMRELLESGVHFGHQTRRWNPKMKRFIFTERNGIYIIDLLQSLSYIDRAYEFVKETVAHGGSIMFVGTKKQAQEAIAEQATRVGMPYVNQRWLGGMLTNFSTVYKRLQRLKELEQIDFEDVAASGLTKKELLVLSREKAKLEKTLGGIREMQKVPSAVWIVDTKKEHIAVGEARKLHIPVVAILDTNCDPDEVDYKIPGNDDAIRSVTLLTRVIADAVAEGLIARSGVATGDSKPGEKAAGEPLAEWERDLLEGEKKADEAEKPAEAPAAEADKPAEAAADEAEKPAEAPAAEAEKPADAEQA, encoded by the coding sequence ATGGCCGTCGTCACGATGCGGGAGCTGCTGGAAAGCGGCGTCCACTTCGGTCACCAGACCCGTCGTTGGAACCCGAAGATGAAGCGATTCATCTTCACGGAGCGCAACGGCATCTACATCATCGACCTGCTCCAGTCGCTGTCGTACATCGACCGCGCCTACGAGTTCGTCAAGGAGACCGTCGCCCACGGCGGCTCCATCATGTTCGTCGGCACCAAGAAGCAGGCCCAGGAGGCCATCGCCGAGCAGGCGACGCGCGTTGGCATGCCGTACGTCAACCAGCGTTGGCTCGGCGGCATGCTGACCAACTTCTCCACGGTCTACAAGCGCCTGCAGCGCCTCAAGGAGCTCGAGCAGATCGACTTCGAGGATGTGGCCGCGTCCGGCCTCACCAAGAAGGAGCTCCTGGTCCTCTCGCGCGAGAAGGCCAAGCTGGAGAAGACCCTCGGCGGCATCCGCGAGATGCAGAAGGTGCCGAGCGCTGTCTGGATCGTCGACACCAAGAAGGAGCACATCGCCGTCGGTGAGGCGCGCAAGCTCCACATCCCGGTCGTCGCGATCCTCGACACCAACTGCGACCCCGACGAGGTCGACTACAAGATCCCGGGCAACGACGACGCGATCCGCTCCGTCACCCTGCTCACCCGCGTGATCGCCGACGCCGTCGCCGAGGGCCTCATCGCCCGTTCCGGCGTCGCCACCGGCGACTCCAAGCCGGGCGAGAAGGCCGCCGGCGAGCCCCTCGCCGAGTGGGAGCGCGACCTCCTCGAGGGCGAGAAGAAGGCCGACGAGGCTGAGAAGCCCGCCGAGGCTCCGGCTGCCGAGGCCGACAAGCCGGCCGAGGCCGCGGCCGACGAGGCGGAGAAGCCCGCCGAGGCCCCCGCCGCCGAGGCCGAGAAGCCGGCTGACGCCGAGCAGGCCTGA
- the tsf gene encoding translation elongation factor Ts — translation MANYTAADVKKLRELTGAGMMDCKKALDEAEGSVDKAVELLRVKGQKGVAKREGRNAENGAVVSLISEDKTSGVLLELKCETDFVAKGDKFQAVANSLAAHVAATSPADLDALLASEIEAGKTVQAYVDEANANLGEKIVLDRFAQFSGAYVGVYMHRTMPDLPPQVGVLVELDKENAQIAKDVAQHIAAFAPTYLNRDEVPADIVENERRVAEATSREEGKPEAALPKIVEGRVNGFFKEVTLLDQPFAKDNKKSVQKVLDEAGVTLKRFARIRVGA, via the coding sequence ATGGCGAACTACACCGCCGCTGACGTCAAGAAGCTCCGCGAGCTCACCGGCGCCGGCATGATGGACTGCAAGAAGGCCCTCGACGAGGCCGAAGGCAGCGTCGACAAGGCCGTCGAGCTCCTTCGCGTCAAGGGCCAGAAGGGCGTCGCCAAGCGCGAGGGCCGCAACGCCGAGAACGGCGCCGTCGTCTCCCTCATCTCCGAGGACAAGACCTCCGGTGTCCTGCTCGAGCTGAAGTGCGAGACGGACTTCGTCGCCAAGGGTGACAAGTTCCAGGCCGTCGCCAACTCGCTCGCCGCGCACGTCGCCGCCACCTCCCCGGCCGACCTCGACGCGCTGCTCGCCTCCGAGATCGAGGCCGGCAAGACCGTCCAGGCGTACGTCGACGAGGCCAACGCCAACCTGGGCGAGAAGATCGTCCTGGACCGCTTCGCGCAGTTCTCCGGTGCGTACGTCGGTGTCTACATGCACCGCACGATGCCCGACCTCCCGCCGCAGGTCGGCGTGCTGGTCGAGCTCGACAAGGAGAACGCCCAGATCGCCAAGGACGTCGCGCAGCACATCGCCGCCTTCGCGCCGACGTACCTCAACCGTGACGAGGTCCCGGCCGACATCGTCGAGAACGAGCGTCGCGTCGCCGAGGCCACCTCGCGTGAGGAGGGCAAGCCCGAGGCCGCCCTCCCGAAGATCGTCGAGGGTCGCGTCAACGGTTTCTTCAAGGAGGTCACCCTCCTCGACCAGCCGTTCGCGAAGGACAACAAGAAGTCCGTCCAGAAGGTTCTGGACGAGGCCGGTGTCACGCTGAAGCGCTTCGCGCGCATCCGCGTCGGCGCCTGA
- the frr gene encoding ribosome recycling factor, whose translation MIEETLLEAEEKMEKAVLVAKDDFAAIRTGRAHPAMFNKIVADYYGALTPINQLASFSVPEPRMAVVTPFDKTALRNVEQAIRDSDLGVNPSNDGNIIRVVFPELTEERRREYIKVAKSKAEDSKISIRSVRRKAKEAIDKLIKDGEVGEDEGRRAEKELDDTTAKYVAQVDELLKHKEAELLEV comes from the coding sequence GTGATCGAAGAGACCCTCCTCGAGGCCGAGGAGAAGATGGAGAAGGCCGTCCTGGTCGCCAAGGATGACTTCGCCGCGATCCGCACCGGACGTGCGCACCCGGCGATGTTCAACAAGATCGTGGCCGACTACTACGGTGCGCTGACCCCGATCAACCAGCTGGCCTCGTTCTCGGTGCCGGAGCCGCGGATGGCCGTGGTGACCCCGTTCGACAAGACCGCACTGCGCAATGTCGAGCAGGCGATCCGTGACTCCGACCTGGGCGTCAATCCCAGCAACGACGGCAACATCATCCGTGTGGTGTTCCCCGAGCTCACGGAGGAGCGCCGCCGCGAGTACATCAAGGTGGCCAAGAGCAAGGCCGAGGACTCGAAGATCTCGATCCGCTCCGTGCGCCGCAAGGCCAAGGAAGCCATCGACAAGCTGATCAAGGACGGCGAGGTCGGCGAGGACGAGGGCCGCCGTGCGGAGAAGGAGCTCGACGACACCACCGCGAAGTACGTCGCGCAGGTGGACGAGCTGCTCAAGCACAAGGAAGCCGAGCTGCTCGAGGTCTGA